In Neoarius graeffei isolate fNeoGra1 chromosome 17, fNeoGra1.pri, whole genome shotgun sequence, a single window of DNA contains:
- the LOC132901220 gene encoding olfactory receptor 6N1-like: MAQNVSRKTISEFVITGFDHFEKPMILGIVILTVYILVMLGNLTNICFIIMDKRLHQPMYLFICNLAIADMLYCTCSCPTMIRNLLVGFKTISYASCMTQLCVFSLGFIMEVFTISVMAFDRLLAIIKPLRYHSILTNVRSIILTFLLWILGSVTIAVVPGTVLPLPVCYTTLTFLFCDYGSVVRATCVDPNPYFDLMAIVSFFLLFGTFSFIFGSYIMIIVVVFKMTSKGSKKKVFNTCFSHLIVVVCYYSPTFIITILTRSGVVLTIEERNGFRICTILGPSLVNPFIYSFSTKEIRNKILRIMSKVGPTKE; this comes from the coding sequence ATGGCTCAAAATGTTTCCAGAAAAACAATCAGTGAATTTGTTATCACAGGATTTGACCACTTTGAAAAACCAATGATACTTGGAATTGTCATACTTACTGTATACATTCTTGTAATGCTTGGGAATCTGACAAACATATGCTTCATTATCATGGATAAACGTCTGCACCAGCCAATGTACCTCTTTATCTGCAATTTAGCAATTGCAGACATGCTCTACTGTACATGCTCATGTCCAACAATGATAAGGAACCTTTTAGTTGGATTTAAAACCATATCTTATGCATCATGCATGACTCAGTTATGTGTGTTTAGTTTAGGCTTTATAATGGAGGTGTTTACTATTTCTGTCATGGCTTTTGACCGATTACTTGCCATAATCAAGCCACTGCGCTACCATTCAATTCTGACAAATGTACGTTCTATTATTCTCACTTTCTTGCTGTGGATTCTTGGTTCTGTGACAATAGCTGTTGTGCCTGGAACTGTTCTTCCACTACCAGTTTGTTACACAACACTTACATTCCTGTTTTGTGACTATGGATCTGTTGTCAGGGCCACTTGTGTAGATCCTAACCCATATTTTGATCTGATGGCAATTGTAAGTTTCTTTCTGCTGTTTGGAACATTCAGTTTTATCTTTGGATCTTATATAATGATAATTGTAGTTGTTTTCAAAATGACCTCAAAGGGTAGCAAGAAAAAAGTGTTTAATACATGCTTTAGTCATTTGATAGTTGTAGTGTGCTATTATAGCCCTACTTTTATTATAACCATTTTAACTAGGAGTGGTGTAGTTCTCACAATAGAAGAACGAAACGGATTCAGGATTTGCACAATTCTTGGTCCATCCTTAGTAAATCCTTTTATATATTCTTTTAGCACCAAAGAGATCAGAAACAAAATATTGAGAATTATGTCTAAAGTTGGACCAACTAAAGAATAA
- the LOC132901221 gene encoding olfactory receptor 6N1-like, producing MLVKNDSQKVITELFFIGFDNVERPLAVGVIMLILSTLTMIVNTANIGFIVMDKRLHQPMYIFICHLAIVDMIYCTSSCPTMIGILLVGYKTISYKACMVQMFIYHFSGRLEMFTITVMAFDRFVAISMPLQYNSLMTNFRSVLITISLWLVGASIVSMLPASIAPLPVCYVTLKYIFCDYASITRATCADPETYFKATAILISCIIFGTFGFICLSYIKIAIVVSRMTSNTDKKKTIHTCLNHAIVVVCYYTLIFIRIILTRVGIVLTLEELNGLVVGSIILPSLINPFIYCFRTKEIRSKIFKIFSKVEPTVKRMQSF from the coding sequence ATGTTGGTTAAAAATGATTCTCAGAAAGTGATTActgaattgttttttattggattTGACAATGTAGAAAGACCACTGGCTGTTGGTGTGATCATGCTGATATTGTCCACACTTACTATGATTGTTAACACTGCAAACATTGGCTTTATTGTAATGGATAAACGTCTGCACCAGCCAATGTACATTTTTATCTGCCACTTAGCAATTGTAGACATGATCTACTGTACAAGTTCATGTCCAACTATGATAGGTATTCTTCTTGTTGGCTATAAAACTATATCCTATAAAGCATGCATGGTTCAGATGTTTATCTACCATTTTAGTGGAAGACTGGAGATGTTTACTATTACCGTGATGGCATTTGACCGTTTTGTTGCTATAAGCATGCCATTACAATATAATTCTTTAATGACAAATTTCCGATCTGTTTTAATCACTATTTCACTCTGGTTGGTGGGCGCTTCAATTGTATCCATGCTACCTGCTTCTATTGCACCTCTACCAGTTTGTTACGTTACTCTAAAGTACATATTTTGTGACTATGCATCTATTACAAGGGCAACTTGTGCAGACCCAGAGACATATTTTAAAGCTACAGCTATTCTGATATCTTGTATAATTTTTGGAACATTCGGTTTCATTTGCTTATCTTATATAAAGATAGCTATTGTTGTTTCAAGAATGACCTCAAACACTGACAAGAAGAAAACTATACATACTTGTTTAAATCATGCTATAGTTGTAGTCTGCTACTATACACTCATTTTCATACGAATAATCCTCACTAGGGTTGGTATAGTTTTAACACTGGAAGAACTAAATGGGTTGGTGGTGGGATCAATTATATTACCATCTTTAATTAATCCTTTCATATACTGCTTTAGAACAAAGGAAATCAGaagtaaaatatttaaaatattttcaaaagtTGAACCAACTGTAAAAAGAATGCAATCATTTTAG
- the LOC132864768 gene encoding olfactory receptor 2AT4-like: MSGRNVTSVKDFFIIGFPGLQPNYYALVSAVMFIVYVCTLIGNGIFLLLFATNKSLHKPMYFIYMSLVLSDVLFSTCTLPKIIARYWFQDGTISFAACFFQMYLVHYFGTVNAWTLAEMAIDRYIAVCYPFHYHTLMSNRNILIMSSLVWGFAHGGIIVIVVRASRLPYCGANTIVHCYCDHVSVTLLACTDRAPYSFPAFVYAMVVLLGPLFIIVVSYSLIILAVLKVSSTQGLLKCFSTCSSQLIIIALFFLPKCFYYLAANIGIRFNADLKIAIIMLYSLLPPMINPLLYSLKTEEVKKILIRKLSQSSFTEFE, encoded by the exons ATGTCAGGCAGAAACGTGACATCTGTGAAGGACTTTTTCATCATTGGTTTTCCTGGACTTCAGCCTAACTACTATGCCCTTGTATCTGCAGTTATGTTCATTGTCTATGTGTGCACTTTAATAGGGAATGGAATTTTTCTGCTTTTGTTTGCAACAAACAAGAGTCTCCATAAAcccatgtattttatttatatgaGTCTTGTGTTGTCTGATGTGTTATTCAGTACATGCACCTTACCAAAGATTATTGCTCGATATTGGTTCCAAGATGGGACCATTTCTTTTGCAGCTTGTTTTTTTCAGATGTACTTAGTGCATTATTTTGGGACAGTCAATGCATGGACATTAGCTGAAATGGCCATAGATCGATATATAGCAGTTTGCTACCCATTTCATTACCATACTCTTATGTCAAATAGAAATATATTAATTATGTCCAGTTTAGTCTGGGGTTTTGCTCATGGTGGCATTATAGTGATAGTTGTTAGAGCTTCTCGCCTCCCTTACTGTGGAGCTAACACCATTGTACACTGCTATTGTGATCATGTATCTGTTACCCTTCTTGCATGCACTGACAGGGCTCCATATAGTTTTCCAGCTTTTGTTTATGCCATGGTAGTATTGCTGGGCCCTCTTTTCATTATTGTGGTCTCATATTCCTTAATTATTTTAGCTGTCCTAAAAGTATCAAGCACACAGGGGCTGCTAAAGTGTTTTTCCACATGTAGTTCTCAACTCATTATAATTGCGCTCTTCTTCTTACCAAAGTGTTTTTATTACTTAGCTGCCAATATAGGTATCAGATTTAATGCTGATTTGAAAATAGCCATCATTATGCTGTATAGCCTGCTACCCCCAATGATCAATCCTTTACTCTATAGTCTAAAAACAGAAGAAGTTAAGAAAATATTGAtaagaaa attgtcgcaaagcagctttacagaatttgaa